The following coding sequences lie in one Drosophila sulfurigaster albostrigata strain 15112-1811.04 chromosome 2R, ASM2355843v2, whole genome shotgun sequence genomic window:
- the LOC133838954 gene encoding putative gustatory receptor 93c has product MGIQRLVMFGSQHHRNIIHLKLKQKMKQKMSATAAAAWLLRHACNYATFLGFIWFGIKSNHNHDGSLVAQNRYCYKWFCLLSRLLISGYFAYRSLALISVTSNPHMIVLLWIRLVGFLTCTGVIMLMQFWYGQRIVRIVNDFLRLFRRVRALPGCQLMQFGGRRELGLLIFKTMCLLYELACEFPMLFNELDVSYILTVLCDMYITINAMMIGHACFVGFLSVGALYAQVNHYVRHELRRQLRGLEQPNGQCASRRELKAAGYRLDECLAIYNEIQRVSSSFQELIELPLSLILLFLFLSMTLVSYFVMLNRFRDYSIMMLVVKLFMDLVLLTLAIHGASSSSRVIKRLSLENCYVTERNDWHVRLEIFLNRLNFFEFRVNPLGLFEISNELILVFLSGLVTYLTYILQYGIQSNQIALNMNSNHI; this is encoded by the exons ATGGGAATTCAACGCTTAGTCATGTTCGGAAGCCAACATCATCGCAACATCATTCacctgaagctgaagcagaagaTGAAGCAGAAGATGAGTgccacagcggcagcagcgtgGCTCTTGCGTCACGCCTGCAACTATGCCACATTTCTGGGCTTCATCTGGTTTGGCATTAAGAGCAATCACAATCACGATGGCTCCCTGGTGGCACAGAATCGCTACTGCTACAAGTGGTTCTGTCTGTTATCGCGCCTTCTGATATCTGGCTACTTTGCCTATAGGAGCCTGGCTCTCATCAGTGTCACCAGCAATCCGCATATGATTGTTCTTTTATGGATACGACTTGTCGGCTTTCTCACCTGCACCGGTGTCATTATGCTGATGCAGTTTTGGTATGGTCAACGCATTGTTCGCATCGTTAACGATTTCCTGCGACTCTTTCGACGTGTGAGAGCGCTGCCTGGTTGCCAACTCATGCAATTCGGTGGTCGACGTGAGCTCGGATTGCTCATCTTCAAGACCATGTGCCTGCTGTATGAGCTCGCTTGCGAGTTTCCCATGTTGTTCAACGAACTCGATGTCAGCTACATTCTGACCGTGCTCTGTGATATGTACATTACCATCAATGCAATGATGATTGGTCATGCCTGCTTCGTTGGCTTCCTCAGCGTGGGAGCTCTCTATGCCCAAGTGAATCACTATGTGCGTCACGAGCTGCGACGCCAGCTGCGTGGCTTGGAGCAGCCAAATGGTCAGTGCGCCAGTCGACGGGAGCTGAAGGCTGCCGGGTATCGTCTGGACGAGTGTCTGGCCATCTACAATGAGATCCAGCGGGTTAGCAGCTCATTTCAGGAACTCATTGAGCTGCCACTTTCGCTGATACTTCTCTTTCTATTTCTGAGCATGACGCTGGTCTCGTATTTTGTGATGCTCAATCGATTTCGTGATTACAGCATTATGATGCTTGTGGTCAAGTTGTTCATGGATCTGGTGCTGCTCACTCTGGCCATTCATGGGGCAAGCAGCAGCTCGAGAGTCATCAAGCGGCTTAGTCTGGAGAATTGTTATGTGACCGAACGCAACGATTGGCATGTGAGG CTGGAAATCTTTTTGAATCGTCTCAATTTCTTTGAGTTTCGCGTCAATCCCTTGGGTCTGTTCGAGATATCCAACGAGCTGATATTGGTTTTTCTCTCCGGCTTGGTAACATATCTCACTTACATATTGCAATACGGTATACAGTCGAACCAAATTGCACTCAACATGAATTCAAACCATATTTAA
- the LOC133838955 gene encoding putative gustatory receptor 93b — MFGSRFRLSASSATARILRNACNYATALGVITFRVECNRGDGRLVAEQRRWFKWLSMLFRILISYLYCHFYGSFIIVLQNIHFQLIVGVRMFCSLICALVILVMQFWYEEQLIALVNTFLQLFRRVKSLPGCQDMCFGGHRELILLLFGVLCQIYQCFYLLPTLIDEFNIEFTFTAFLETYSSLSTAIICYICFVGYLSVGALFHHMNHYIRHQLRDQLEKLKLSNESREQRKAASYRLDECLAIYEDIQRVSSEFQRLFDVPLCLAIIFGFLTMALVSFFVVLNQFNGFAMWVLEMKIFLELLLLTLSIQGAIHNSRVVRRLSLENYYLTERSDWHKKLEMFLSRLNYNEFRVRPLGLFDVSNELILVFLSALVTYLTYIIQYGMQSNQL; from the exons ATGTTCGGAAGTCGCTTCAGGCTGAGTGCCTCTTCGGCGACGGCAAGGATCTTGCGCAACGCTTGCAACTATGCCACCGCACTGGGAGTCATCACTTTTCGTGTGGAGTGTAATCGAGGCGATGGACGTCTGGTGGCAGAGCAGCGCAGATGGTTCAAGTGGTTGTCGATGCTATTTCGGATACTAATCAGCTACTTGTATTGCCACTTTTATGGCTCTTTCATCATCGTCTTGCAAAACATCCACTTCCAATTGATTGTCGGCGTTCGCATGTTCTGCAGCCTCATTTGTGCCCTCGTCATTCTCGTGATGCAATTTTGGTATGAGGAACAATTGATTGCATTGGTCAACACTTTTCTGCAGCTCTTTCGCAGAGTGAAGTCGCTGCCCGGATGTCAGGATATGTGTTTTGGTGGCCATCGTGAGCTAATATTGCTGCTCTTTGGTGTCCTCTGTCAGATCTATCAGTGTTTCTATCTGCTGCCCACCTTAATCGATGAATTCAACATAGAATTCACCTTCACTGCCTTTCTGGAAACTTATTCGAGTTTGAGTACAGCAATCATCTgttacatttgttttgtggGCTATCTGAGTGTGGGTGCACTTTTTCACCACATGAATCATTATATACGCCATCAACTGCGCGATCAGCTGGAGAAGCTGAAGCTATCGAACGAGAGTCGAGAACAACGCAAGGCTGCCAGCTATCGTCTGGATGAATGTCTGGCCATCTACGAGGATATTCAGCGAGTCTCTAGCGAATTTCAGCGTCTTTTTGATGTGCCACTTTGTCTCGCAATCATCTTTGGCTTTTTAACCATGGCGCTCGTCTCGTTTTTCGTTGTGCTCAATCAATTCAATGGCTTTGCCATGTGGGTGCTGGAGATGAAGATATTtttggagctgctgctgttgacattGTCGATTCAAGGAGCGATCCACAATTCCCGTGTTGTTCGCAGACTCAGCCTAGAGAATTATTATCTAACAGAGCGAAGCGATTGGCACAAAAAG TTGGAGATGTTTTTGAGTCGGTTGAACTACAACGAATTTCGTGTACGTCCTTTGGGTCTATTCGATGTCTCGAACGAGCTCATATTGGTCTTTCTATCAGCCCTGGTCACCTATCTCACCTATATCATACAGTATGGAATGCAGTCGAACCAATTGTGA